From the Glandiceps talaboti chromosome 12, keGlaTala1.1, whole genome shotgun sequence genome, one window contains:
- the LOC144443908 gene encoding DNA-directed RNA polymerase III subunit RPC3-like isoform X2, with product MSSVQLQLASLILGENYGEIVKQVCAHLIKNGARLLRSLAAETKLKLDEVRKALCILIQHHMVTFTASKRGMVEYQANVKNILLHIRYPRYIYCAKTLYGDAGELIVEEMLQHGQMLMSQAISKVTERLNEAIEGDQIVDQIFVRDKFIDLVNTHFIKRVGYPQSDGDIDTRASSVPVLDIEEDDLYKIPMCMQSSGGNKRRRSNDAAEGSSSKKMRTDSGMSEDAKEVAPDDGIYWSVNFNRFHQHIRDQIIIDTVSRRVDKIGAEVVRTMLRVSELTTDPQAMMTTPMSSYEVFQAMPQELNLPKQTLDQYLKLLADDQMEFITKTGESGGGMYAMNIFKVIKVLCTAHIESVVQERFGSKCCRIFRLLLLKKHLEQKQVEEFAMIPAKEAKELLYRMFSEHFVALQEIPRTPDHAPSRTFYLFSVNLNEVSRMLLERCYKAQTNVIFRRERENNENKRVLEKSQRVEAIAASLQNNGAANADQAAEIEEMITPPERTQLNKLKKTFAKLEHSELQLDQTIFILNSFIHIVL from the exons ATGTCCAGTGTCCAGCTCCAGCTTGCTTCGTTGATACTGGGCGAAAATTATGGCGAAATAGTAAAACAGGTCTGTGCACATTTGATAAAGAATGGCGCAAGGCTGCTGAGATCTTTAGCAGCGGAGACGAAACTAAAACTTGACGAG GTCAGGAAGGCATTATGTATATTGATACAACATCATATGGTGACATTCACTGCTAGTAAACGTGGAATGGTGGAATACCAAGCTAATGTTAAGAATATATTACTACACATTAGATATCCAAG GTACATCTACTGTGCTAAGACACTGTACGGGGACGCTGGAGAACTGATAGTTGAGGAAATGCTCCAACATGGACAAATGTTAATGAGCCAAGCTATCAGTAAAGTAACAGAGAGACTGAATGAAGCAATAGAAG GTGATCAGATTGTAGACCAGATATTTGTCAGAGATAAGTTCATTGACCTAGTCAACACACATTTCATAAAGAGAGTAGGCTATCCACAGTCAGATGGTGACATTGATACCAGGGCATCATCAGTTCCTGTGTTAGACATCGAAGAAGATGATTTGTATAAAATACCAATGTGTATGCAGAGTTCAGGAG GAAATAAAAGGAGGAGATCAAATGATGCAGCTGAGGGAAGCAGCAGCAAAAAAATGAGGACAGATTCTGGCATGTCAGAGGATGCTAAAGAA GTAGCACCAGATGATGGTATATATTGGTCAGTGAATTTCAACAGATTTCATCAACATATTCGAGATCAAATCATTATAGATACAGTATCTAGAAGAGTTGATAAA ATTGGTGCTGAAGTAGTACGGACTATGCTCCGTGTTAGTGAACTTACAACAGATCCACAAGCTATGATGACAACTCCCATGTCAAGCTATGAAGTCTTTCAAGCCATGCCACAAGAACTAAATCTACCAAAACAAACCTTGGACCAGTATCTAAAATTGCTAGCTGATGACCAG ATGGAATTTATTACGAAAACTGGTGAAAGTGGTGGTGGCATGTATGCTATGA ACATATTCAAAGTGATCAAGGTACTTTGCACAGCACATATAGAATCTGTTGTACAAGAGAGATTTGGTTCCAAGTGCTGTAGAATCTTTAGATTACTGTTACTCAAGAAACACCTTGAACAGAAACAG GTTGAAGAATTTGCAATGATCCCAGCGAAGGAAGCTAAAGAGCTGCTGTACAGAATGTTTTCAGAGCACTTTGTGGCATTACAAGAGATCCCAAGGACTCCAGACCATGCACCATCAAGAACCTTCTATTTGTTTTCTGTCAATCTGAATGAAGTTAGCCGAATGTTACTGGAGAGATGTTACAAAGCACAAACTAATGTCATCTTTAGACGAGAAcgtgaaaataatgaaaacaa GAGAGTACTAGAGAAATCACAGAGAGTTGAGGCAATTGCTGCTTCATTGCAAAACAATGGTGCCGCCAATGCCGACCAAGCAGCTGAGATTGAAGAGATGATTACACCACCAGAAAGAACTCAGCTCAATAAACTCAAAAAGACATTTGCCAA ATTGGAACATAGTGAGCTTCAGTTGGACCAGACTATTTTCATTCTAAACAGTTTTATCCACATAGTTCTTTGA
- the LOC144443908 gene encoding DNA-directed RNA polymerase III subunit RPC3-like isoform X1 translates to MSSVQLQLASLILGENYGEIVKQVCAHLIKNGARLLRSLAAETKLKLDEVRKALCILIQHHMVTFTASKRGMVEYQANVKNILLHIRYPRYIYCAKTLYGDAGELIVEEMLQHGQMLMSQAISKVTERLNEAIEGDQIVDQIFVRDKFIDLVNTHFIKRVGYPQSDGDIDTRASSVPVLDIEEDDLYKIPMCMQSSGAAVLPGNKRRRSNDAAEGSSSKKMRTDSGMSEDAKEVAPDDGIYWSVNFNRFHQHIRDQIIIDTVSRRVDKIGAEVVRTMLRVSELTTDPQAMMTTPMSSYEVFQAMPQELNLPKQTLDQYLKLLADDQMEFITKTGESGGGMYAMNIFKVIKVLCTAHIESVVQERFGSKCCRIFRLLLLKKHLEQKQVEEFAMIPAKEAKELLYRMFSEHFVALQEIPRTPDHAPSRTFYLFSVNLNEVSRMLLERCYKAQTNVIFRRERENNENKRVLEKSQRVEAIAASLQNNGAANADQAAEIEEMITPPERTQLNKLKKTFAKLEHSELQLDQTIFILNSFIHIVL, encoded by the exons ATGTCCAGTGTCCAGCTCCAGCTTGCTTCGTTGATACTGGGCGAAAATTATGGCGAAATAGTAAAACAGGTCTGTGCACATTTGATAAAGAATGGCGCAAGGCTGCTGAGATCTTTAGCAGCGGAGACGAAACTAAAACTTGACGAG GTCAGGAAGGCATTATGTATATTGATACAACATCATATGGTGACATTCACTGCTAGTAAACGTGGAATGGTGGAATACCAAGCTAATGTTAAGAATATATTACTACACATTAGATATCCAAG GTACATCTACTGTGCTAAGACACTGTACGGGGACGCTGGAGAACTGATAGTTGAGGAAATGCTCCAACATGGACAAATGTTAATGAGCCAAGCTATCAGTAAAGTAACAGAGAGACTGAATGAAGCAATAGAAG GTGATCAGATTGTAGACCAGATATTTGTCAGAGATAAGTTCATTGACCTAGTCAACACACATTTCATAAAGAGAGTAGGCTATCCACAGTCAGATGGTGACATTGATACCAGGGCATCATCAGTTCCTGTGTTAGACATCGAAGAAGATGATTTGTATAAAATACCAATGTGTATGCAGAGTTCAGGAG CTGCAGTATTACCAGGAAATAAAAGGAGGAGATCAAATGATGCAGCTGAGGGAAGCAGCAGCAAAAAAATGAGGACAGATTCTGGCATGTCAGAGGATGCTAAAGAA GTAGCACCAGATGATGGTATATATTGGTCAGTGAATTTCAACAGATTTCATCAACATATTCGAGATCAAATCATTATAGATACAGTATCTAGAAGAGTTGATAAA ATTGGTGCTGAAGTAGTACGGACTATGCTCCGTGTTAGTGAACTTACAACAGATCCACAAGCTATGATGACAACTCCCATGTCAAGCTATGAAGTCTTTCAAGCCATGCCACAAGAACTAAATCTACCAAAACAAACCTTGGACCAGTATCTAAAATTGCTAGCTGATGACCAG ATGGAATTTATTACGAAAACTGGTGAAAGTGGTGGTGGCATGTATGCTATGA ACATATTCAAAGTGATCAAGGTACTTTGCACAGCACATATAGAATCTGTTGTACAAGAGAGATTTGGTTCCAAGTGCTGTAGAATCTTTAGATTACTGTTACTCAAGAAACACCTTGAACAGAAACAG GTTGAAGAATTTGCAATGATCCCAGCGAAGGAAGCTAAAGAGCTGCTGTACAGAATGTTTTCAGAGCACTTTGTGGCATTACAAGAGATCCCAAGGACTCCAGACCATGCACCATCAAGAACCTTCTATTTGTTTTCTGTCAATCTGAATGAAGTTAGCCGAATGTTACTGGAGAGATGTTACAAAGCACAAACTAATGTCATCTTTAGACGAGAAcgtgaaaataatgaaaacaa GAGAGTACTAGAGAAATCACAGAGAGTTGAGGCAATTGCTGCTTCATTGCAAAACAATGGTGCCGCCAATGCCGACCAAGCAGCTGAGATTGAAGAGATGATTACACCACCAGAAAGAACTCAGCTCAATAAACTCAAAAAGACATTTGCCAA ATTGGAACATAGTGAGCTTCAGTTGGACCAGACTATTTTCATTCTAAACAGTTTTATCCACATAGTTCTTTGA